A genomic segment from Vidua macroura isolate BioBank_ID:100142 chromosome Z, ASM2450914v1, whole genome shotgun sequence encodes:
- the LYSMD3 gene encoding lysM and putative peptidoglycan-binding domain-containing protein 3, whose translation MAGRGAGSGPQPSAVAQPLAGGHLYPFVSAESEGPEEEGELSELRPRGREKVRWSASRDRLDDTVLLTKDIREGDTLNAIALQFCCSVADIKRVNNLINDQDFFALRSIKIPVKKFSVLTETHISSKGRPALRPSLCSPEVQETSLCDKFSANETAGNFLKEVDRDIEEIVKCNDTKKDNLNEVVSALAAQQVCFETDGKTKKCKDPYYGADWGIGWWTAVVIMLIIGIVTPVFYLLYYEVLVKADVSHHFPMESSHLFVTAVSHQKETENGINPTNIMKVDNQGHLQH comes from the exons ATGGCCGGCAGAGGCGCTGGCAGCGGCCCGCAGCCATCCGCCGTGGCGCAGCCGCTCGCCGGCGGTCATTTGTACCCCTTCGTGAGCGCAGAGAGCGAGGGGCCCGAGGAGGAGGGCGAGTTGTCGGAACTCCGGCCGCGGGGCAGGGAGAAAGTCCGGTGGAGCGCGTCGAGGGACAGGCTGGATGATACCGTCCTGCTGACGAAGGACATCCGGGAAGGGGACACGCTGAACGCGATCGCgctgcagttctgctgctcc gtTGCAGATATCAAGAGAGTTAACAATCTTATCAACGATCAAGATTTTTTTGCCCTGAGGTCTATCAAAATTCCAGTGAAAAAGTTCAGTGTATTGACTGAAACCCATATATCTTCAAAAGGAAGACCAGCTCTTCGGCCTTCTCTGTGTTCCCCAGAAGTACAGGAAACATCTCTTTGTGATAAATTCTCTGCAAATGAGACTGCTGGCAACTTCTTAAAAGAAGTCGATCGAGATATAGAAGAAATAGTGAAGTGTAATGATACAAAGAAAGACAATCTGAATGAAGTTGTTTCTGCTTTAGCAGCCCAACAGGTCTGTTTTGAAACTGATGGTAAAACTAAAAAATGCAAGGATCCTTACTATGGAGCAGACTGGGGTATAGGATGGTGGACAGCAGTAGTGATTATGTTGATTATTGGCATAGTAACTCCAGTTTTTTATCTCCTGTATTATGAAGTTCTAGTGAAAGCAGATGTCAGTCACCATTTTCCAATGGAATCTTCCCATTTGTTTGTCACAGCAGTATCACatcagaaagaaacagaaaatggaataaatcCAACAAATATTATGAAAGTTGATAATCAAGGACACCTTCAGCATTAA